The following proteins are encoded in a genomic region of Chitinivorax tropicus:
- a CDS encoding ThiF family adenylyltransferase produces MSLFDYDEAFSRNIGWVTQSEQALLRSKRVAIAGMGGVGGVHLLTMSRLGIGAFNLSDFDRFDVANFNRQAGAMMSTLGKPKVEVLRDMACDINPQLDIRLFPEGIDDHNLDSFLEGVDLYIDSLDFFAFEARKKMFKACAAKGIPAITAAPLGMGTAFLAFLPGSMTFEEYFRMEGHDDFEQGLRFLMGLAPARLHMRYLVDPSRIRLDLKKGPSTIMACQLCSGVAATQALKILLNRGEVVTAPYGLHFDAYANTLVRTYIPWGNNNPMQRLKLAIGRKMLGKQLTQITKATQTEQPLRVIEKILDLARWAPSGDNTQVWRFEIVDDQHVVIHGADTRDHVVYDVDGRPSQISIGALIENIHIAAAHFGLGVSYQRRGHASNETEPTFDVRFTPDTNIKPNKLYDFIQLRTVQRRPLQTRPLTAQEKQLLKQAVGDQFNITWLEGRSTRWEMAKLLFQNAKIRLTMPEAYHVHKAIIEWDAQFSEDRLPDQAVGLDPVGLKLMRWAMQSWSRVKFLNTYLAGTWLPRIQLDLIPGLACGAHFVLTAQQEPKTVDDYIEAGRALQRFWLTATQLGLQLQPEMTPLIFSWYVQQDKRFSTEASLWSQAQRLRQRFITLISEQTLRQAVFVGRIGAGPVAIARSTRLPLAKLIYQPPKSS; encoded by the coding sequence ATGTCCTTATTTGATTACGATGAAGCTTTTTCACGCAACATCGGCTGGGTCACCCAGTCCGAGCAAGCCCTGCTAAGGAGCAAGAGAGTTGCCATCGCTGGCATGGGCGGGGTCGGTGGAGTACACCTGCTGACCATGTCACGGCTGGGTATTGGTGCGTTCAACCTGTCGGACTTCGACCGCTTCGACGTTGCCAATTTCAACCGCCAAGCTGGCGCCATGATGTCCACGCTGGGGAAACCCAAGGTGGAGGTCTTGCGTGACATGGCTTGTGATATCAATCCACAACTTGATATCCGCCTGTTCCCAGAAGGGATCGACGATCACAATCTGGACAGCTTTTTGGAAGGCGTGGATCTCTATATCGATAGCCTGGATTTCTTTGCATTTGAAGCACGCAAGAAAATGTTCAAAGCCTGCGCTGCCAAAGGCATCCCGGCCATCACTGCGGCGCCGCTTGGCATGGGGACGGCCTTTCTGGCCTTTTTGCCGGGCAGCATGACCTTTGAAGAATATTTCCGCATGGAAGGTCATGACGATTTCGAGCAGGGATTGCGTTTCCTGATGGGGCTGGCCCCCGCCCGATTGCACATGCGCTATCTGGTTGACCCAAGCCGGATTCGGCTGGATCTGAAAAAAGGCCCGTCCACCATCATGGCCTGCCAGCTATGCTCTGGTGTCGCCGCCACCCAGGCACTGAAGATCCTGCTCAACCGGGGTGAAGTAGTCACCGCACCTTATGGTCTGCATTTCGATGCCTATGCCAACACCTTGGTCCGCACTTATATCCCATGGGGCAACAACAACCCCATGCAACGGCTCAAGCTCGCCATCGGGCGGAAGATGCTCGGCAAGCAACTGACACAGATCACCAAGGCCACACAAACAGAACAACCATTACGCGTCATCGAGAAGATATTGGATTTGGCCCGCTGGGCACCCAGTGGCGACAACACACAGGTATGGCGCTTCGAGATCGTGGATGATCAGCATGTTGTCATCCACGGCGCCGACACGCGGGACCATGTAGTCTACGATGTGGACGGGCGCCCTAGCCAGATTTCAATCGGTGCGCTGATCGAAAACATCCACATCGCGGCTGCTCATTTTGGCCTGGGTGTCTCCTATCAGCGCAGAGGCCATGCCAGCAACGAGACCGAGCCCACCTTCGATGTTCGTTTCACGCCCGACACCAATATCAAGCCAAACAAGCTGTATGATTTCATCCAGCTTCGCACAGTGCAGCGCAGGCCGCTCCAGACCCGCCCACTGACAGCGCAGGAAAAACAACTGCTCAAACAGGCGGTAGGCGACCAATTCAACATCACCTGGCTGGAAGGCCGCAGCACTCGCTGGGAAATGGCCAAGCTACTGTTTCAGAATGCAAAAATACGCCTGACCATGCCAGAGGCCTATCATGTCCACAAGGCCATCATCGAATGGGATGCCCAATTCAGTGAAGACCGCCTGCCTGATCAAGCCGTCGGGCTGGACCCGGTCGGTCTGAAACTGATGCGCTGGGCCATGCAGAGCTGGTCTCGTGTCAAATTCCTCAACACCTACCTTGCCGGAACCTGGCTGCCTCGCATCCAGCTGGATCTGATTCCTGGCTTGGCCTGTGGTGCCCACTTCGTGCTGACGGCCCAACAGGAGCCGAAAACAGTGGATGACTATATCGAAGCAGGGCGAGCCCTACAGCGCTTCTGGCTGACGGCCACGCAATTGGGCCTGCAGCTCCAGCCAGAGATGACCCCGCTGATCTTCAGCTGGTACGTGCAACAGGACAAACGATTCTCCACCGAGGCCAGCCTGTGGTCTCAAGCACAACGACTCAGGCAACGATTCATCACGCTGATCAGCGAACAGACCTTGCGACAAGCTGTTTTCGTTGGGCGCATAGGCGCAGGCCCGGTTGCAATTGCCCGATCAACACGGCTCCCATTGGCTAAACTGATTTATCAGCCACCAAAGTCATCATAG
- a CDS encoding N-acyl amino acid synthase FeeM domain-containing protein, translating to MVATNQFDSPNTIIGVPFEYGHNVRALCDELPETADTQELAMKKKEFKIRLADDAGQRSSASMLINKMYSWRGYSTSALSADPNRITLVAGDGEHTIGTISINFDSEIGLLVDQLYKDELDKMRAKERRVCEFIKLAVDGEVKSKRVLASLFHIATIFARNIRKATDIMIEVNPRHVKFYERMLDFTQIGEERLNHRVNAPAVLMGIDLDHLHSLVRHFGGKPELASTEKSFYPYFFSPAEEEGITNRLIMMDSQG from the coding sequence ATGGTCGCCACCAATCAGTTTGATTCACCCAATACCATCATCGGTGTTCCATTTGAATATGGGCACAATGTACGTGCGTTGTGCGATGAACTGCCGGAAACCGCCGACACGCAAGAATTAGCAATGAAGAAAAAAGAATTCAAAATTCGCTTGGCTGACGATGCTGGCCAGCGCAGCTCAGCCAGCATGCTGATCAATAAGATGTATTCCTGGCGTGGATATTCAACATCGGCACTGTCTGCCGATCCCAATCGCATCACGCTGGTTGCAGGTGATGGTGAACATACCATTGGCACCATCAGCATCAATTTCGACTCAGAGATCGGCCTGCTGGTTGATCAGCTTTATAAAGATGAATTGGACAAAATGCGCGCCAAGGAGCGCCGGGTCTGCGAATTCATCAAACTGGCCGTCGATGGCGAGGTCAAGTCAAAGCGGGTTCTGGCATCGCTGTTCCATATTGCCACCATCTTCGCCCGTAACATCCGCAAAGCAACGGACATCATGATTGAGGTCAACCCGCGCCATGTAAAGTTCTATGAGCGAATGCTGGATTTCACCCAGATCGGCGAGGAGCGCTTGAACCACCGTGTCAATGCACCTGCGGTCCTGATGGGGATCGACCTCGACCATCTGCATTCCTTGGTGCGCCACTTTGGCGGCAAGCCCGAGCTGGCCAGCACCGAGAAATCTTTCTATCCATACTTCTTCTCACCCGCAGAGGAAGAAGGGATCACCAACCGTCTGATCATGATGGACTCCCAAGGCTGA